From the genome of Triticum aestivum cultivar Chinese Spring chromosome 1A, IWGSC CS RefSeq v2.1, whole genome shotgun sequence:
CAACCGGTTGTgtcagatgaagaagaagttgtgattcccaccaagcccactcgccgtgaaaagtctgcAGCTGCTAAGCAACGTGTTGTCATGCCGTTGCATCGTTGGAAAGCCTACCGCTCAAAGAATCcgtatgaggttcccattgctccccgttggaccactgttcagttccggaatgagatgcaagtgcggattgttcatgaactctttgagcacaataagaacagatatgccaagcagtggacaatTGATTTTGATCATTGGAGAAACAacatggagtattttggtgaggcactagctctctgcgaggagtttgatcttgtcaagatcatgtcagtcaactgtgactttgatgttcaacttatccatcagttctatgccacggttcattttggagaagatgatgcgcgcactctcaccttcatgtgtCGCAATGAATTGTTTCATGTTCCCTGGAGGGCTTTCTTCAATGCTATTGGGTACGAGGATACCGGTCTgcaaggaaggggtggcattcgccctcatgattttcctgagtccatgcctaaggagaagcttgcccctctgtacattaggggccgtgggattattggagaatccaaggatttggagaaggtctatgacatcatgcaccgagtgttccgcaatgtgctcttgcccaaggtgggcaatcaagatgagattcatggctatctagttgatttgatggttgctatgaagaccatggtggggaCAGGGGCAACATTTGATGTGTCCAATTGGctgtggcatgagatgtacaacatggtcatctaccgtaAAGTCTCAATCTACgctccgtttgtcatgtgctttctgaactctgtgtgggttgttcgtcgtcctggagagctcctcacttctccagacaacctcactgttcatgaggtcaagctccttaagaagaagaagcatgccgagcctcgcttccctgaacatgctcctgaggatgtctatgctacttctgacgatgaggactttgagctggagccaggggccaagccttcgtgagtggccaaacttactgccaaagtgaagaagaccttttgtctccaggctgacatccagaagaagatgtatgaggcacatgtcaatgagaagcttgcacggcgtcgccaaattgcaatgatgaagcacctcaacatgcaggttcagagtggctctaagaagagcatcaccccagaggagcgttggatctctacccatagcacctggactgatgatgaagcccctccccagccatcatcctcgtttgcagcagcggacaatgccatggaagaatctgatcacgacgatgatgacgactctgatgatgaagatccagatgcgactgaggagtcagaggaggacgcctgagctttgggtcgctagcttcgctcttttcctttttggtgtcttgatgctaAAGGGGGAGAGGGTTCTATAGGTCTCAGGGATTTGCTTGGGTTGTTTTCTCTTGTTCTCGTGTTTTGTGTTTGTTTGTGGACTTGGTTCGTTCCGTGCTGTGTGTGAGACTTGCTACTCCGTTTACCTTTCTGTTCGTAGGTCTTtatcgttattattgcctctaagtatTATATTGTCTATCCTTTTGAGCTCAGAGTGATGAGTCTaaaaaatctagggggagtctagtcCTGAAAGTGTGCTCTTGCTTTCTAACAGCTAGTACTTGTTGGGATCACATTCAGGGGGAGTTCCGTCTAGATTTCATTGACTTATctcttgcaaatcgtgttgttgtcatcatccaccaaaaagggggagattgaaagggcatttcccaactttatgttttggatgatgatgacaacccttggTGGTCTAAACGTGTGCTTTATGTTTCAGGTTCTtgatgcttaggcttacatcggattgctattacctctcgaaggaaaagatcgaagacgtgtcctctacagttttattttctttggtcatacagtacccgtactatcaagagggaatcctcattaggaagctctgggggaatcagttcacgtacacttttctcaccctctctttgccttcctcaggtgtgtgtgagagagagaattttccttgcctcttcccctcttttcttttctgctcactatttctgcccagcggttgtaccgctctcaggagcggttgtaccgctgggtcttgtcgctcaccagctatgctcgagcggttgtaccgctgcctccgggcggtggtaccgccaccatgctctgcaacagctggggcggtggttccgtccatgcacTGCTCCAGTACCGCTCTCGCTTCTggtttgatgcggttcttgggcggtagtggcccgattggtccggtcgttccacgatgaccggtaccaccggtggtccgagcggttcttccgctcaggacttagccacacaagagctcaaggccatacggttgttccggccaggcaccggccaagtaccggtcaagctcctgttttgatgcggtgtTTGTGCGGTGgccaggcggttagtccggttatttttcttagccggtactaccgccccctggtccggttgtaccgcttggtagggttctaCTGATACACCGTGAGTCCCtgttgtaccgggacgaggaccggttgtaccgctgcagtgctaGAATCACAGTAACGGTTGGAAATTGAGGGTGACTATATaagggagcttctcccacctaccacacccacctttgacctctctcactccaccattgatgcccttcaagctctcttgcccgatctctctctctagccactcaaacttgttgatttgttagggattgaaggaggagacctagatctacacttccaccaaaggatatttggttcccccatactttcttgtgtggattttgttactcttgggtgtttgagcaccctagacggttgaggtcacctcggagccatattccattgtggtgacgcttcgtggtttcgttgggatcctccaattaagttgtggagagagccccaaccttgtttgtaaaggttcggtagccgccttcaagggcaccaatagtggaatcacggcatctcgcattgtgtgagggcgtgaggagaatacggtgtccctagtggcttcttggggagcattatgcctccacaccgctccaacggagacgtacttcctctcaaagggaaggaacttcggcaacacatcctcgtctccaccgtctctactcttggttatctcgtgcctttatttaaGCTAGCTTACTTGttttatatctcttgcttgcttgtgtacctatcctcgttgcatcatataggttgttcacctagttgcatttctagacaacctattttgatgcaaactttaacttgttaaagaaaagctaaaaaattgctagttgcctattcaccccccccccctctagtcaaccatatcgatcctttcaacttgGAAAATTTCAATATCAACTGTATGGATTACAAGCACCAATAATTTTACTGACTCGTGCAACAAAAATGGAACTAAAACTAGCATTCTTCGCCTCAAAGACAATTGCAACAATTAATATGGTAGAGGAAAGAAACAACTTACTACACACACTCTATCTTTTACAAGTGTGCAATAAGTGAAACAACCTATTGAAGTGTTCGACATTAAATCTCTTTGAAGAGTGATATGAGTCCCCACCTTAGAAGTGAGAATCCAAGGCCACATAATGCACTATTATCAGAGGCGCATAGGCTATTGAACCGCTATTTTGTCTTGGGATACTAAAGAAGAATGCCAAGAGCACAAAAGTATGAAgcacaaaaacaaaaacacaaagtaCTCCAGAAAAGAAAGATGGATCAAGAACCATTGATTTGCAAAGGCAAAACACCACTTCCTCTCTGGCATCGACTAAGACAAACATGTCAATGCCAAGATTGAACCGCCATACATATAGGTCTTGACCATCGGGATGGGGCAACAAAGTCACAAACATTGAAGTTTAAATGTATAATCTAGAATCAGATTGGCCGAGAAAATTGGCAAGAAAGATGACAAACGAGGCGATGGTGACAATGGTTCCTTTGTATTGGCAATTGGGAGCTAAGGGTGAATTGTGCTTGATCAGCAGGTAGTTTTGAGCGGATGGTGGTGTATGGGCAGATTTTCCTTTTTTATGCCCGCTTCATCGTTTTTTGTTCTCTTTCTTTTAATGTCCACTTCACTAATCTCATTAGTTACCTCACTTCATAGGTAGGAAATTCGTCCGGCCTAAGCTATCTCGGTCCATCAAAGCTCCGACTCTTGACTAGATTCATAAACAAGGCGACTAATTAGCCTACCCACTTTCCTACCGAGCGCTAAGCAGGGAGCGACCAACAACTTCTCACTCCCGATGCAACAAGGTGGGTTTCCCTATTTCTtcacattgtgtgtgtgtgtgttggggggggcaTTGAATCATGCTATTTcttttttttaatgtttttttcATTAGTCGAGTACATGTTGCATTATAAAGTGGCCATTACACCATGTGTGAACTACAGATTGCATCAAGAAAGCATAGGTTGCACTAAGCACATGTTGCGTCACGCATGAAGTATATGTTGAGTCGGCGAGTACATGTTGCACTGCGTAGAAAGCACTGATTCACCAGTGAGTACATGTTACACTACACGGAGGAGTACATGTTTGTCAGAAAGCACATATTGCACTCTGTGTGAACCATAAGTTGAAGGGTACACAATAGTGATTTTCTTTTGTATGGGGTAAATAGTgatttcccttttcttttatttcttctttttttagTCTTTAGAGCATTTCATAATTAAGGCTTTAGCCCGGCCTCTCAAAGGCCCAAGTCTAACAGGCCGAACCAGCAACCGAGCTTGAAAAAGCCTAGAGCACAGTTGGCCCAGCGACAGAATCATATGGCCTTTCACTCTCCATCCCGCGTGATGCGCCAACTGTATAGCGGGACGGCGGTTGTCCGACGGCCACCGATCCCGGAGGGCTGCGCCTCGGCGGGATCCCCTAGACGGTTTCTTGCTGCTCAAATCCGGTGGTCTTATCTCCATGGAGAAGCTGACGTGGTGGTTTCTTTGGTTGAAGCTACCTCATGGGACCAAGGGCACCGCGCCTGCCGCCCGCGCTGTGTTCGACCTTATGGCGCTGAAGCACAGGCACCGCTGAGGCCACCTTCGATCGCCGTGACGGGGTTCGAGGCCGCACAGACGAGTTTCGTGTGTGGCTAGATGCTGAGTTCAGGGTCAACGAGTTGCTGTCACCTGCGATGGATGGATGAAAGAGGGAGATTGGCGGCTGCTCCTGCTCTGGAAACACACGGATGCTGACCGACGAACCAACGCATGGTGAAGTTGTACATTTCAGACGCGCAAAGCTGCAGACGGATCAACTTATCCGGCTTCTTCAGACTACCTCTAttagtttgcaaaaattgcagttgGATCGAGTACCAACCTAGCCATCAGCCTTAGCGAACTTGGTTGCTTCCTCGACACTCGCAGCCCCTGACATGACATGGGTTGGTAATGGTTATAGGGATTCCACTGCACATTGTCATCTCGTCATTTCGTCAAAGCAGCTGTGCCTCTGCACCATGAAGGTGAAGGGTGATAATCTTCTCATAATAGCATGGAGTCAACGACCGATCATGCGAGCAAAAGCGCTTTTGCCGACAGATTATCTGAAAGGAGATGTGCTTTCCGATCTCCAAACTGAAAAAGGCGTCCAGTCCCAGCTGATTGGGTGCCTCATATGCAAAGATAAGTGCTGCTGTCGACGTTCTGCATGGGGGAAGGTGTGGCTGATTTGCTCGAGCACATGGTTAGCCATGCAAATTTACATCTTACGTGCCATTGCAGCTAGGTTAGTCGTTGTCCATTCAATCTATTAATCATTGCAATGCATTTTGTATGGATTGTTTGGGATTTTTGGCTTCACAACTAATAAAATTATGCAGCATACATAAAATGAAAGGAAGTGCCTGGACTGGGATTCAAGAGGAATCCTAAAAAACTTTGAAATTCAGTAATTACCGAGAAATAAACCACCACCAACTGCACACATAAGGAATAATGTATGGCACATTAATACACCATCATATTTCGTCATGTAGCCAAATTGTTGTGTTGTGTTGTATTTTGTTGCATGATGATGCCATAGTAATGAATTTCTTGGCGAAATAAAAATGATTCTAGTTAATAATTAGAGGAATCTTATGGCATGCCGCATGATGTGATGCTACATTGGCCTGTTTTCATATTATTCTAAATTCTTCAAATCCCCTGCTTGTTTTCTATGATAAAGGATGACCCTTGTTAATCCCACTCATTGCACGATGTTCCCTTCAGAATAGCAACATTATTTAATTACAATGAAAATGTTTTTTGTCAAATGATCTGAATATAATAATATACTCATGCCAAATACTATGGATGTTATGGTACAAGGGTAGGGTTTCTCTACACCATTGTTTCCAAGTAGCAAATGATTGTTCCACATGCGTGATCCAACAGCATGCAAAATGGATTTATGCATTTGTCCAAGAATGTTTGCTTAAGACGGCTTGTTCTATGATGTCTTATGTTAGAATATAGCTCTCCGTGATGCTTAATTAAACAGTTCGCTTTAGGATAAGCAAGTACAAGTACATTCCATCATACACCCAACTTTGTCACCTGATTCATGTCCTGTCCGATAACCCGAATCCCAACTCCCGTGGGTGTGAGCAAGTAAGAAACGTGCAAGCAAAAGGGAAAATGTTATGGAGGCACAAGTCAAAGCCAGCTCAATAAGGAGCCAGTACTAAATTGTTTGAATGCAGAACAAAGTCAATCTTGGACCAATGATGCAACCATTACACCAACAGCACATCATTGTCTTCATGCTACCGACCGATGAGTAGTTGGGAACATCAGTCATCTACAGATCTACTGACCCCTTTCAATTCTTCTCTGAACCTCTGTTCATGCATACAAAAGTCTTCACAGTTGTGGTTTAGTAGCTGAATGATCAATCAAAATGACTGGAAAATTGCTGAAGGCAGCTGGCTCACCAGAAGGAACAGCATGTTTGCAATGCAGGGGTTTCACAGGTGTGCTGATCACAGTTGAATTCTCGCAAGGATCCAGAAAAATTATTGTGTTTCAAGCGGCCTGAAGTCTGAAATGAGATGCAATTGCTCATTTGATGTGCTCCAGGATTCAGAGTCTAAACCAAAAAGGTGGGCGTGGTTGTGCATCATTAGGACTGTGATGCCGCTTTCGGATAACAGCACAACTGTATGTCTCTATCTGATTGGACTTGCTCTCCCCATGGAATCCCTGCTACGTGCAGTTGAACCGAAGCAAACAAAGTAGAGTGTGAGCTGGTGCGACCCATGCATGCTGCTGCATTGCTGCCTGTCATAGCATGGGGATGGACACAACTGCTGTGGTGGTTACTGTaagtttttttctctctctcttaccTTTCTTGCTTCCCGTGGTCTCTTGAGATTCAATTCTGTCACTGTCACTCCAATGCAAAAGTCACTTTCCCACTACCTTATAATTGAAACGCCACTAGTGGGTCTGGCTCACTTGGTTACTGATTGGCCTTTTTCCTCCTCATGCATGTCAGCGATTGTTTCATCATAGTACAATTATGGTGTACTGTCTTCAGTTATGTGAAACCAGAAGTATGTCGTCGTGGTTCGAAGTATGCAGAAGGCACAGCCACTCACTGAACCTGCTGAATTCCTTTGTTTTGGGTTAGATGGCCAACAGTATCTCCAATAGTTGATAGCCTGCTAAGTAGGAATTTCTGTGCTATCTGGTTGCTTAAATAGTCAGaaattttatttattttcctatAGGCAAACAATGTAAGTACGCTCTATTCGTTTTATTTATCACCAAACCTGAGCAAGAACACTATTTAATCAACCATGGAAGCATCATGTAGTTGTCCTTATGCTACCAAATCAAGGAGGGCAGTTGAACTGTTTAAGCACGTACCCGCTGTAAAGTGCACCAGTTTACTAATCTCCAGTGCCCTTTTCATTCTTGTTACTAGATATCACCCAGAAGAAGCTGAACTAACAAGTCAAAGCAACAAGGTTAGCCTTTAAAATACCTGATAACTAGCTCTGCATTATTCAGAGCTACTCTGATTATTCTAATCATATATCTGTAACCGGGATTCTGCATTTCTACATGCTCTACCTTCTCCTTTGGCTTGTATTGCATTTTCACTAGTAGGAGTCCAGCACATTCCCTGACTGTGATACACAGAGCAGGTAGGCGTTTGACAACACCTTTCCCCCCTTTTTGCAGCTTAGGCTCCTACCACACCACAGCAATGGGGGTTTATACACATCTTCCCAACTCCGGGGTAGCAGCTATCCTGTAAGTTCAGCTCCCCCTTTCTAGTTTACACAGTTGCATCATAACATCGTAGCAATGGCCATTCCGCTTGCGCTTCTTCTATCTCTGCTCTTTGGCATCCTGCTTGCACCGGAATGTGTAGCCACACCGGACATGGCTCCTACCACTCTGCTGCAGGTGAAGTCCGATCTCATCGATCCTCAAGGCATCCTCTCCGACTGGTCGCCGAAGGCTGATGTCTGCTCCTGGCACGGTGTTTCATGCCTGCTGGGAGAGGGCATTGTGACAGGCCTCAACTTGTCGGGATACGGCCTATCCGGCACGATATCGCCGGCGATATCTGGCCTGATATCTGTGGAGTTCATTGACCTGTCCTCCAACTCCCTCACCGGGCCGATCCCGGCAGAGCTCGGCATGCTGCAGAACCTGAAGACGCTGCTCCTCTACTCCAACGCCCTCGTCGGCACCATCCCTCCGGAGCTGGGCCTCCTTGGGAACCTAAAAGTTCTCAGGATTGGCGACAACAGGCTGCACAGCGAGATACCACCGCAGCTCGGCAACTGCACGGAGCTCGAGACCATGGGGTTGGCCTATTGCCAGCTGAGTGGTGCCATTCCTCACCAGATTGGCAACCTGAAGAACCTGCAGCAGCTGGTCTTGGACAACAACACTCTCACCGGAAGCATCCCGGAGCAGCTTGGTGGTTGCGCAAATCTGCGTAGTCTGTCAGTGTCTGATAATAGGCTGGGTGGCATCATTCCCTCGTTCATTGGCAGCCTGAGTGTTCTCCAGTCTCTCAACCTTGCAAACAATCAGTTTTCCGGTGCGATTCCGGCGGATATTGGGAAGCTATCCAGCCTGACATACCTCAACCTGCTCGGCAACAGCCTGACAGGCGCCATCCCGGAAGAGCTGAACCAGCTGAGCCAGCTGCAGGTTCTTGACTTGTCCAAGAACAACATCTCTGGAGTGATCAGCATCTCCACATCACAGCTGAAGAACCTGAAGTACCTTGTGCTCTCTGACAATGTTCTTGATGGTACCATACCTGAAGGCCTCTGCCCTGGCAACTCGAGCTTGGAGAGCCTGTTCCTTGCCGGGAACAACCTCAAAGGAGGCATCGAGGGGCTGCTCAACTGCATTTCACTGCGATCCATCGACGCGTCGAACAACAGCTTCACCGGAAAGATTCCGTCGGAGATCGACCGGCTGTCGAACCTTGTCAACCTTGTGCTGCACAACAACAGCCTTACCGGCGTTCTGCCACCTGAGATAGGTAACTTGAGCAACCTGGAGATGCTGTCCCTGTACCACAATGGCCTCACCGGTGTGCTCCCGCCGGAGATCGGCCGGCTGCAGAGGCTGAAGGTCTTGTTCCTGTACGAGAATCAGATGTCTGGGACCATACCTGATGAGATCACCAACTGCACGAGCTTGGAAGAGGTGGACTTCTTCGGCAACCATTTCCATGGGACTATCCCTGAGAAGATCGGGAACCTCAAGAGCCTAACGGTGCTTCAGCTCCGGCAGAATGACCTGTCCGGCTCAATCCCAGCGAGTCTCAGGGAATGCAGGCGGCTGCAGGCATTGGCATTGGCGGACAACCGGCTCTCCGGCGCACTGCCGGACACGTTCAGGCTTCTCACCGAGCTCAGCATCATCA
Proteins encoded in this window:
- the LOC123040135 gene encoding LRR receptor-like serine/threonine-protein kinase GSO1 is translated as MAIPLALLLSLLFGILLAPECVATPDMAPTTLLQVKSDLIDPQGILSDWSPKADVCSWHGVSCLLGEGIVTGLNLSGYGLSGTISPAISGLISVEFIDLSSNSLTGPIPAELGMLQNLKTLLLYSNALVGTIPPELGLLGNLKVLRIGDNRLHSEIPPQLGNCTELETMGLAYCQLSGAIPHQIGNLKNLQQLVLDNNTLTGSIPEQLGGCANLRSLSVSDNRLGGIIPSFIGSLSVLQSLNLANNQFSGAIPADIGKLSSLTYLNLLGNSLTGAIPEELNQLSQLQVLDLSKNNISGVISISTSQLKNLKYLVLSDNVLDGTIPEGLCPGNSSLESLFLAGNNLKGGIEGLLNCISLRSIDASNNSFTGKIPSEIDRLSNLVNLVLHNNSLTGVLPPEIGNLSNLEMLSLYHNGLTGVLPPEIGRLQRLKVLFLYENQMSGTIPDEITNCTSLEEVDFFGNHFHGTIPEKIGNLKSLTVLQLRQNDLSGSIPASLRECRRLQALALADNRLSGALPDTFRLLTELSIITLYNNSLEGSLPEALFELKNLTVINISHNRFSGSVVPLLGSSSLSVLVLTDNNFSGVIPTAVTRSRNMVRLQLAGNHLTGAIPAELGDLTQLKMLDLSSNNLSGDIPSQLSNCLQLTHLNLERNSLTGAVPSWLGGLRFLGELDLSSNALTGVIPVELGNCSSLLKLSLSGNRLSGSIPQEIGRLTSLNVLNLQKNSLTGVIPPTLRRCNKLYELRLSENSLEGPIPMELGQLSELQVMLDLSQNRLTGQIPTSLGNLVKLERLNLSSNQLHGQIPASLLQLTSLNRLNLSDNLLSGTIPAVLSSFPAASYAGNNELCGAPLPTCGANGRRLASATVSGIVAAIAIVSATVCMALLYIMLRMWSNWREVSVSSSDGEEPEAHGKGGKCCAGDGKYWKVGSGLVVAPSTEEKYSSASESSVLHGKLTEASAINSKG